The following DNA comes from Triticum aestivum cultivar Chinese Spring chromosome 3D, IWGSC CS RefSeq v2.1, whole genome shotgun sequence.
GAGGACGAGCGAAGGGGGGCGAGATGTGATGTGAGGTGCATCAGATCGATGCAAGGTTTCAATGACGACGACTACATCTCCATAGCCCTGGTGCTTAGGGGCATTTTGCATGAGTCAAGCCTGGTCTAGTAGGGAAGCGGTGACAACGGCGTGTCGGCGGCTCGTTTTGGCAGCAGTAGTGGTTATTCCACGCGACATTGAATCTCGATGTAATGTTTGAGATACTTTGTACTTCCAATAAATTTTTATAATAAGATCTGATGCCTTTCATAAAAAAAGCAATACTGTAAGAACGGAAGTTTATTGTGATGAAGATAACAAGATCGCAAAATATGGTATCTCATTGTCCGGCTAATTATGTTTGTTACAACGTGCTCCGCATTTATTCATGAACTTGTATTAGCAGAGTGTAAACCTACTCAATGGAATAGAACTCCCTATTTCGCCGCAAAAGAAATTAATCCCTGACAAAGTCTCTATGTTTTTGTGTGGAGACAAAGTGTGCTTATTTTTAAGAACAAGACAAAGTCTTGCTTATGGAGTCATTTTTGTAGATAAAAAAAAAGAGACTCGTCAGCAGACATTTGGTGGGCTCAGCTGCGTATTGGGCTACTGGGTTGTCCATGCCTGAGCAAGGCTCGCTCATCCCCTTCTTCCCCCAACCGCAGTAGCCGGCGGTGCCCCATCCGCGGTGCCGGCGAACTGGACCCTGCCTCTCGTCTTGCACGCGCTGCCGCCATTGCTCGCTGCGAAATCCTCCCCTCCCTAGTATAGCATCTCTCTGCCCCACCCCATCTGCAGGGGTGCGCGCCACCCCGCCGTTCCTAATCGACGGCCTCTGGAAGGGGGATAGGGCCATGAGGCCGCCGTCGTCTTCGCTCTCATCCCCCACCCCCACCTCGTCGACAAAGGTAAGTCCCGTGTCAAACTGTCAATTAATCACTCGTGCAACACAATTTGATGAACAGCTCACCTCATATAGCCAGACAAGTGTGCAGCCTGAAGGGCAAGGATGGGGATAAATCATACGAGTTGTTCAGTCAAAAAAGAATCACATGCGTTCAGTCAAAAAAGAATTCAAAGTAAGAGCAGAAACTTCTCGCACACCTTCTAACTACTACATTGCAAATTACTTAGTATCCTGTCTATCTTTATTCCGCCGGTTGTGGCTATCCCTTTTGCCTTGTTTTTTTAGCTCTTTGTGAGCCCCTTTGAATTCTGAGATTCGGAGACCTTGTTGAACTATTTGCTTATTAATAAATGGGCCATATGCATCTTttggatgcagaggccggggataacctccttttcaaaaaaaaacattgcAAATTACTGGATGATCTGATGAATGTCATTGCTTTATCTGGTTCGTGATCTACAACTTACAGCAAGAAATCTAACATACCAACTTATGGCAGAAAGTAAGAAAGCTAACGTACAGGAAAAAACATGATAGAACTGTAAACATCTTACTTGTAGGATACTGTTCCAAATTTCAGAAAATGTGGTCCTTTATGTGCCTCGCTCGGTGTTGAATACGATTACAAGTTCGTCTGGAGGTAGATGATACATACAGGATGGTTAATTATTGTTGTTTAATTAAAGGCTAGGTTAGTGTTAGGTTTAGAAGGAACTTATGAGGGGAAACCCAGGATTTGTGCGCCATTGTGACCTTAATTGATGAAAATGATATATGTGTGTAGTTACTGAACAAATCAAGGGAATTTACTGTTAATTCCTTAACTTTGCAAGCTAAATTTCAATCTGAGTGTCATACCCCAGGTAGTTGCTACCATGTAACCTGAAGTTGTTAGTGTGTTGGCCACTGTGTGTGAGCCTTATGTCTTTTTAAAGATTCTGTAGGGGTGCGTGGGCTTGTACCGGCAAGAGGAGACGAGGTACTTAAGGGCTGAGCATCTGTAATGAGTCAACTAGAAAATGAACAGAAACCGAATCCCCTGTCTCTTGCTCTGTTTCCCTGTATCATTTCTTCTCTTCCACAAAAAGCTCACCAGCGGCAATCTCATCGCTTGTGAGGTAGGCATGGTGTTACACTGAGTTCCTCCTCCTACTGACAGCTTTGCAAGCTAAAAAACTAAATTCTTTGGATTTAAAATGTATCAAAATCCTCTCACAGTCAATGGAAGCAAGAACAAAGAAACATctcatcaatcttcaacactttggTTATCAATATCAATACATGTAGAGTTTTAAAGTTTTCTCGTGACAGCTTATAACAGGTTTGAGCGACCTTTTCTcctttttgaggaaaacaagccgTACCTAATGGCTAATGCCATAAAAACCCAGTGGAAATGCTGGAGAACATAAAGGCACTTGTGGTAACTAACATACCAACTGATCGGTGTTTATTAGTTGTCCCTCGGACTGCCAATTTACTTCTCTGCTTTATTGGGGCAATGGGAATTTTAAAACTTGTTAGTAATTTCAGCCATGATGGCTCAAATCAGATTTGAGCTACAGGTGGAGCTCGAAGGAATAAAAATGAGTTCATCTTCTGGACCGAACAAGGTTTGCAATGCTGACATATTCTGCAGGTTAACATCAGTACAACACTCAAGAATAGTAATAATTTGAAAAATACAACAGACCATGGCTTTTGTTTTCTGTAAGAGAATCTCCTACACACAATCTAATTGGCTACCTTGTCATTGTCTCTGTTTCACCTGGGACCTGATACATCTGAGGCTAGAGGTGGAGCTGAAGAGCTCACATTTCCTGTGCTACCAAAATTTGCTGGAGTTGTTACAACAAAGTTATGTTCTATGTTGAGGTCCGTTTTCATGGTACCTTCCAATACTTTCACCACCTCAGACATTTTAGGCCTTTTTTTGCAATCAATCTGCAAGCACCACATTGCAAGCATCATCATCTGAATTACATCTTGCTTGTGTGCTTGCATGTCGTTGCTGCTATTGTCAATCAAATCTACCAACCGATCACTCTTCACCTTTTCCTCCAATAGGGTGATGAGATGAATGCTCTCTTCTGACCGGGAAGTGTCGAGGTTCTTTCTTCCGCTGATGATTTCCATGACCACGACACCAAAGCTGTAGATATCTGCCTTTTCCGTGATATGTGATGTCAACCATTCAGGAGCCAAATATCCAGGTGTGCCTCTCATTCTGGTAACCACTTGGCTCATATCCCTGTCTATGAGCTTGCATAATCCAAAATCAGAAAGTTTAGCATTGAAATTGTCATCTAAGAGGATATTTTGTGGTTTGACATCCAAATGAGCAATTCGTTTTGTGCACTCCTCGTGAAGATAAGAGAGGCCCTTAGCTATTTGAGTTATAATTTTGCACCGCGTGCTCCAATCTAGAGGAGGAGCATCATTGTCATGTCGACAATAGATCCATCTGTCCAAGGATCCTTTGGGCATGTACTCATATACCAAGAGCCTGTGGGATTTCTCTGCACAGAAACCAATCAATCTCACCAGATTAATATGATGAATGCTGCCAATTGTCTGGACCTCTGCCGAAAATTCTCTTTTACCCTGACCAGATCGATCCAGACGTTTTACTGCAATCCTTTCATCACCAAATTGTCCCTTGAAAACAGACCCAAATCCTCCTTCCCCGAGCTTGTCTGCGAATTGCTCCGTTGCTGATTTTAGCTGTTCAAATGTGAACCTCATAGGTGTTCCTTGTAGCTCCCCaaactcttcctcttcctcttcctgcaTCTCACTCCGTCGTTGGGTTCTTCGTTTACAAAAATAGAAAATGACGAGGAACAGAAAAATGAAGCCGCCTATAGGAGCTAAAATTGCAACAACTGTTCTTACAGTTGAGGATTTTGGTTTCATGGTTGTTGGCCCACTAGGTGTTACCACAGCCGGGGGTGCAGGCAGAGCACTCGGCGGTGTTGCTTGATTGGTCAAGGGACAAAAGACTACCTTGTAGTTGGTGCCGGCCGGGCAACTGAAAGTGCTGGTTGCATCATCCATGGGGTAGCTGTAGGCATCTGGGCACATCTTCTTGAAGAAGTCGGAGTAGTCCGTGGTGCTGCAGTTATTTGCCGCGCTCCTGGTACAGCAGTACCTGTCCTGCTTGAACACCGTGCACGGGCTGTTACAGCCCCCCGGCGCCTTCAGACTGGTCGGGCACTGCGCCGTTATGTTGGCTCCGCAGCGCGGCCCCTTGCTGCACCCTGGCCCGCCCTTGGCCGGCACCGGCAGGAAGTCCATGGGCACGTTGAAGCCCTCGACAAAGGAGATGTCGAAGAAATCCTGGCTGCTGAAGCCGCCGAGCCGAAACTCCGCGATGGTGTTGGGCGGCCGGCCATTGGCTTTGCAAGCGAGCAGGCCGCCGCAGTCTCCCGTCTGGCAGGTCCCGGTGCCATTGCCGTCGAACGAGCAGCCCGTGCGCGCCCACAGGCGCGTGGTGTTGGTGTCGCCCGTGTTGAGGGTCCAGGGCTTGCCTGGGTCGAGCTGCATGCCGCCGCCAATCGGGAGAGCCGCCGGCCATATGGTGTAGGGGCACCCGTTGGTGATGTAGAACGTGGTGGCCTCGCTGGtggcagcaaggaggaggaggaagaggaggaggagcggtgAAGAGACACCCACGGCTGCCATTTGCGTCATGGTTCTTCCCTGCAGCCGTTGATTTGAATCAGGGTCAGAGTTGCAAAGTTGCAATAGGGCTCCCCTGTGACAGCTAACAGCGTGGAAGAGTTGTGTGGGATTAGCAGACAGGGGCCGGATTTCGTGTGTCGAATAATTCAACGGTCAACATACAACAGCGACATGAGACCTGTTTGATAATAGGACCAGGCTTGACTGTGGAACTTGTTTGCTTGCAAATTATTTATATATCTGCGCGTCTTCCCAAAAAGGGGAGCTGCATCTGTATATCCGCATAACACGGTGCCAAATCTGAGCAAATACTACCTTTTAACTTAGTATTCTCTCCGTTCCATAATgcaagacattttttgacactagccATATTGTAAGACATTTTTTAACACTACTCTAGACTCAAAAAATGttttacattatgggatggagggagtaatatataagacattttttgacactatcaTGGACTCtaaaaaacgtcttataaaaaATTACGGAGTGTTACATAGGTGTTTCCACATGAATAAAACACACAGTTTGGTAAGTCTCACCATCAGAGAGTAGGCTTTGgtttttgtgttttcacatgaATAAAACACACTGCAGGCATGTCTTTTCTTATTTTAGAAACTTGTTGGGTTGCACGCCTTTTCTTCCTTCCTGATCCATGCTTTGTTGTGACAGGAACGGGCAAGAGTGATCACTTTGCAAGAAGTAGCTGGTGGTTGGGGTCAAGCTGAAGGCAGCTGAAGCTGCGGTGGGCAGCTGCCTGGGAGCCGCTGGATGCCTCGTTGACTGGCCATCAACCATATGGAGCCTTGTCTCACTAACCACATAACGCTGTCAGGTTTGCTCCCTGACGAGGGTGGCGGAAACCTTGTGTTCTTTGTGGACATCTGTGTCAACTAGCGGAAGGTAATTGTGGCGACTTTTTTTTTGTACATTTTGCAGCGCCAAAACTGAGGTTTCGAGCTATGGTgagtgtttttttgtgtgtgtgtagttgACAGAATTGTGGTCGGCTGCTTGACCTTAGAGCATCACCAATTGCTTACCTAAAATGTACTAGTTACCTATATGGCTTTTAGGTATGGACGCCAATAACTAGCGATCGTTCCCAGGGGAGGAATCCTCATGAACGAATCGTGAACGTCGCTCGGGTGTGCTCGCTGCCCACCAGCGGTGTGCCTCAGGTGCTCCTTCTATAAAAATAAACAATTtcgtttttttttgaggaaaaataaacaatttcgTTGATACAAGCAAGTAAATTTTGCCATGTAAAAGGTCACATGGCAAAAACTAAACAAAAATATGTTTATTTACCAAATATGTATAGCTACATGGCCAAAAAAAGTTGTCGTGCTCTAGAGAATAAAAGTACcacatattttttttaaataaataaatcAAGTGTAATGTAAGGCACATAAAAATGCATGCTTGTACAAAAAATATAATACATCAAGTCGGAGCAATTATTAAACTAATAAAAGATAGAACTTGACATAGAGAAGAAAAacttaacaattatttttgtgccTAAGTTGACATTAAGTATAAGATGATGACAAAAGAAATATTGAAAATTAAACTTGTGAAAAATTCTAAtgaaaataaatttgccatgggATGTTCAAATAATTTTCTATGAT
Coding sequences within:
- the LOC123077089 gene encoding PR5-like receptor kinase, which translates into the protein MTQMAAVGVSSPLLLLFLLLLAATSEATTFYITNGCPYTIWPAALPIGGGMQLDPGKPWTLNTGDTNTTRLWARTGCSFDGNGTGTCQTGDCGGLLACKANGRPPNTIAEFRLGGFSSQDFFDISFVEGFNVPMDFLPVPAKGGPGCSKGPRCGANITAQCPTSLKAPGGCNSPCTVFKQDRYCCTRSAANNCSTTDYSDFFKKMCPDAYSYPMDDATSTFSCPAGTNYKVVFCPLTNQATPPSALPAPPAVVTPSGPTTMKPKSSTVRTVVAILAPIGGFIFLFLVIFYFCKRRTQRRSEMQEEEEEEFGELQGTPMRFTFEQLKSATEQFADKLGEGGFGSVFKGQFGDERIAVKRLDRSGQGKREFSAEVQTIGSIHHINLVRLIGFCAEKSHRLLVYEYMPKGSLDRWIYCRHDNDAPPLDWSTRCKIITQIAKGLSYLHEECTKRIAHLDVKPQNILLDDNFNAKLSDFGLCKLIDRDMSQVVTRMRGTPGYLAPEWLTSHITEKADIYSFGVVVMEIISGRKNLDTSRSEESIHLITLLEEKVKSDRLVDLIDNSSNDMQAHKQDVIQMMMLAMWCLQIDCKKRPKMSEVVKVLEGTMKTDLNIEHNFVVTTPANFGSTGNVSSSAPPLASDVSGPR